The Lycium barbarum isolate Lr01 chromosome 4, ASM1917538v2, whole genome shotgun sequence nucleotide sequence attatgatttctcaagataacaaaaagtagagatttgaagacatgagatggcataccttcaatattatgtaGAAAATTTAACTAGTTTCTCGGAGCACGCAGTCTAGCACCTAGTAGAATGGAAGATTGAATCACATGTCTGGTACAAAACTACATGTAGGTGCTTCCACAAAAAGCTCTCATAATCTAGGCATATTCTTGTAGCTAtattattagaattttgaattatttttgccgaatccccgcacccgtatccgtacccggatccgtacccacgaatcttaaaatttagatcatgccgagtccgacctctagatccatacccgtatccgacacccgcacccgagtccgagcaacataggatgTATGTAGCGGCGGTTCTGACCTCTGCAATtgctatttatttttttattaaaaaatgttCTGGGGGTTAAAACCCCCACAATTCATTTATTTAGCAGGGGTTACAACCTATCGCTAGCAATGCTATTCTGATACCTTTTTTTCAGACAATTATTACTCAAAACTGATTGAGAATATATTAATATAATGAAGCATCAATTTATTATTCAAATTGTTTACTAAAATCAAGTAACATCAATGTATTATTAAGCCATATTGACATTAACATAAAGCAAGTATTGTCATTAGTCTCAAACCTAATATTAAACACATTCACTCCAACATCAGTATCCTCATTAGTCTCAAAAACTAACATTAAACACATCCACTCAGACCACTAATCATAAAGGATCTGCTACGTCTATTCAATCAACTACCATACTTAATTGTCTAATACAATTGCACGGAACTTCATTGGTTGCCATTACGATTACTGCCACCAAATGATCTTCTTACGTCCGTGGGTGAAGCGTGTCCACTAGCTGCATCACTTGGCTacaaaaaagaatttaaaataacTAATGATCAAATCCTCATAATCAGAGATATAATTGTTAATGCTACTTATGTTTGAATCAATAGCTCTAACAGACAGTCCTCCTGATTCATTGATAAAAGGAGAGAATTATTTTTCTTAGCACTGATTCAAGTGATATTTTACAAAGTATAAGGGCATTACAATAATCTATAATCTTCCATGACAAATACACACTACATATATTTGAGACACAACTGTCCTCATTAAGCTCATTTCCCTTTCAACTTCTGCCAACTTCTGCAAAGTTCccaaatatatatagtatatcttAACTTTCCTCCTAATTTCTACACAACCCCTCTGAATCTTTTGTAACCTTAACTATATACTATCCATTTTCAGTCCATGTTAATTTTCACAGGTGAAGAGAAATTAATTAAGAGAATCAAATTATGGGGTTGAATAATGGGTTCAGTTTTTTGGCTGATTTCCTGAGGCGGTGCGGTGTCTACTTAACCTTCAAATCTTGTCCAAAATTCAGACCATCTAAAACAATAAAAAGGATGTCCATATCAACAAAATCTTTGTCCTATTATTGAAGGGACACAGAGTATCATCCATCAATAAAGTAGCTATCAAAAAATGTACCTTTATATTTGTTGTCTAGATCCAGATTCCCTAGGTATCCATTCTTGAAGAATGACAATAAAAATAGAGCATAACTACTGACATTATCATCATCTTAACAGAAAAAGGTACATAGAAGGAACTACTTCAGGTTCCAACAAGTCTACAATGAAGGGATTATAGTTTGAGATTAATCTAGGATGTGAGTAAGTTACATTTCAAAGTTAACAATCTTACCGTTGAAGGAggagtagtagaaacaaagatcCCAGCAAATTCTTCAGGTATTCTCCCTTCTTTCCTTATCATATACATCTTGAAAGCGCTCATCATTTCAGTGTGAGCATTcatcagaaaattgaggctgtctTGGCTTTTGTTGTGAGCACTCAACATCTGATTGTACTTCTCTTGCCATTGAGAAGAACATGAACCATTATTGTAACTTGAAGCATTCAAATCACTATAACGGGGTCTTGTTTGTTTAAAAGCTCTACTTGGGACGACTCCTAATCCCAAGCACCTTACCCGTCCAGAATGCTCTTTTCCTAGTACCTTTCCGACGGCATCATTTGGCGAAATCTCGGACCCATCTGTGGTGCTTTGAGTCATGGCTTGCTCAATTTTTCCTAAACACAGCACACACGATTAACTCAAGTACCATTTGAcaagataaaaataaattaaagcagaTTTTTTAGACTTCCTGGCCTTGTTTTTCCAAACCTTCTTATTGCATCATAATTCCTCACTTCTACTTgatcaaaaagaaaaaattcCTCACTTCTACTCACTGCTTTGCCAACCATTTTCCCTATCTTAACATTTACCCTAATGATGGTGGAGTCATGGCTTGCTCAATTTTTTCCTAAACACAGCACACACGATTAACTCAAGTACCAGTTGAcaagataaaaataaattaaagaagATTTTTTAGACTCCCTGGCCTTGTTTTTCCAAACCTTCTTATTGCATCATAATTCCTCACTTCTACTTgatcaaaaagaaaaaattcCTCACTTCTACTCACTGCTTTGCCAACCATTTTCCCTATCTTAACATTTACCCTAATG carries:
- the LOC132638401 gene encoding uncharacterized protein LOC132638401 codes for the protein MTQSTTDGSEISPNDAVGKVLGKEHSGRVRCLGLGVVPSRAFKQTRPRYSDLNASSYNNGSCSSQWQEKYNQMLSAHNKSQDSLNFLMNAHTEMMSAFKMYMIRKEGRIPEEFAGIFVSTTPPSTPSDAASGHASPTDVRRSFGGSNRNGNQ